A single genomic interval of Roseomonas aeriglobus harbors:
- a CDS encoding SDR family oxidoreductase: MTGATYPSLNGRRVIVTGGASGIGEGFVEAFAGQGAQVDFLDVADGSAVAARTGATYHRCDLTDTAALQAAFAAIGPVDVLVNNAANDDRHTVETVTPAYWEERLAVNLRHKFFAAQAVVPGMKAAGRGVILNLGSISWHLGLPDLVLYQTAKAAIEGMTRALARDLGRHGIRVNTIVPGNVQTPRQEKWYTPEGEAEIVAAQCLDGRIQPADVAALALFLASDDARMMTGHDYFVDAGWR; this comes from the coding sequence ATGACCGGGGCGACCTATCCGAGCCTGAACGGGCGCCGCGTGATCGTGACCGGCGGCGCATCGGGGATCGGCGAGGGCTTCGTCGAGGCGTTTGCAGGGCAAGGGGCCCAGGTCGATTTCCTCGACGTCGCGGATGGCAGCGCGGTCGCGGCGCGCACGGGGGCGACCTATCACCGCTGCGACCTGACCGACACCGCCGCCCTTCAGGCCGCCTTCGCCGCGATCGGGCCGGTCGACGTGCTGGTCAACAATGCCGCGAACGACGACCGGCACACGGTCGAGACGGTGACGCCTGCCTATTGGGAAGAGCGGCTCGCGGTGAACCTGCGGCACAAATTCTTTGCGGCGCAGGCGGTCGTGCCGGGGATGAAGGCGGCCGGGCGGGGCGTGATCCTGAACCTGGGGTCGATCAGCTGGCACCTCGGGCTGCCGGACCTGGTGCTCTACCAGACCGCCAAGGCGGCGATCGAGGGCATGACGCGGGCATTGGCCCGCGATCTCGGGCGGCACGGCATCCGGGTGAATACGATCGTGCCGGGCAACGTACAGACCCCGCGACAGGAGAAATGGTACACGCCCGAAGGGGAAGCGGAGATCGTGGCGGCGCAGTGCCTGGATGGGCGTATCCAGCCGGCGGATGTGGCGGCGCTGGCGCTGTTCCTGGCATCGGACGAT